A window of Variovorax sp. HW608 genomic DNA:
TTTCGTTGCCGATGAGTCGTGATTCCCTTCTGCCCAGGTCCGCATCCTTCAAGTGCTCAAGCGGATCGCTGACGCAAGCCAGGATCGAAATCCTGGAGACCTGAAGAAGGAACTCGAAGGAGAGCAACCATGAGCAAAGAGCAGACCCGCTTCGTCTACGTGACCTACATCCGGTCAACCTCGGAAAAGGTATTCGAGGCCATCATGAAACCGGAGGTCACGCGGCGCTACTGGGGCCACGAGAACGTCTCCGACTGGAAGCCCGGGTCGACCTGGGAGCACGTGCGCGCCAACCAGGAGCGCACGGTCGACCTGGTCGGCAAGGTGGTGGAGGTCTCGCCGCCGACGCGCCTGGTCTTCACGTGGACGAGCCCCTCGCAGGCCGCCGACCCGGACAGCTACACCCGCGTGAGCTTCGAGGTCGTGCCGTACGAAGACATGGTTCGGCTGACGGTCACCCACGACGAACTCGAGGCAGGCAGCGAGATGGACAAGGGCATCCAGCACGGCTGGCCGATGGTTCTTTCCAGCCTGAAGTCGCTGCTGGAAACGGGACAGGGCCTCGACGTCTTTGCCAAGCCGAAGGCGGCCTGAGCCCATTGGCCTCGATACGCCCTCGAAGCTCGCGGTGCCGACAAAAAACGTCCGTCTGTTCAGCAGGCCGCGCCTGCGGTACAACCGCCCCGTTCAAGCATTGATCGAGAAGCTAGGAGGTCGCGATGCGTCGCCTGTTCGCCAACCGGCTGGCCGTAGCCACCGCGGTCGTCGTGGTGCTGGGATCGCTCGTCTTCGCGGCCGTCCGCGTGAGCACCTGAGCGCTCACTGGGACTTGAATTCGTCCGCCGTGATGCCCAGCTTGCGCAGCTTGTCATGCAGGGTCTGCCGCGCGATCGACAGTGCGCTGGCCGTGGCCGGCTGGTCCCCCCGGTGCTTGCGCAGGGTCTCGACGATCACCGCCCGCTCGAAGGACTCGACCTGCTGCGGCAGTCCGCGCGGCAAGGCCGGCTCCCCTTCGGCGTTGCCGCGCGCCTGCGTCAGGCGCTCGCCCAAGAGGCCGAGCACGAAGCGGTCGGCCACGTTGCGCAGCTCGCGCACGTTGCCCGGCCAGGCGTAGGCCATCAGGTCGGCGACCTGCGCGCCGCTCGGGATCGGCGCGACGCGCCCGTAGCGCACGGCCGCCAGCAGCGTGAAATGCTCGAACAGCAAGGGGATGTCTTCGCGCCGCTCGCGCAGCGGCGGCAGCTCGATGAAGGCGACGCCGAGCCGGTAGTACAGGTCGGCCCTGAACTTCTGCCGGTCGCTCATCTCCTTGAGGTCTTCCTTGCTCGCGGCCACGACGCGGCAGTCGAAGGGAATGGCCCGGTTGGAGCCGATGCGCTCGATCGAACGCTCCTGCAGTGCACGCAGCAGCTTGATCTGCACTGCCATCGGCATGCTCTCGATCTCGTCGAGAAAAAGCGTGCCGCCGTCGGCGTATTCGAACTTGCCCACGCGCACGCGGTTGGCGCTGGTGAAGGCGCCGGCCTCGTGGCCGAACAGCTCGCTCTCGGCCAGCGCCTCGGGCAGGCCGCCGCAGTTGAGCGGCACGAAATGCCGGCGGCGACGGTCGCTGTGCTCGTGCAGGCAGCGGGCGACGAGCTCCTTGCCGGTACCGGTCTCGCCATAGATCAGCACGTCGGCCGAGGTCTCGGCCAGAGTCATCACGTCGCGGCGCACCTGCTGCATCTGCGCCGAACGGCCGATCAGCACCGCCTGGATGCCGTTCCAGTTCTCCAGCGCATCGCGCAGCGCGCGCACCTGCAGCGTGAGCTGCCGGCGCTCGATCGCGTGGCGCACGATGGCCACCAGCCGCTCGGAGCTGAAAGGCTTCTCGATGAAGTCGTAGGCGCCCTCGCGCATGGCCTGCACCGCCATGGCGATGTGGCCGTGGCCGGTCACCAGGATGACCGGCAGCTCCGCATCGGCCTCGCGCAGTTCGCGCAGCCATTCGGTGCCGCTCAGGCCCGGCAGACGCACGTCGCTGATCACGATGGCCGGCACGTTGTAGCCGATCTGCGCGCGCGCACGCTCCGCGCTCGCGAAGGCTTCGACCTCGAAACCGGCCAGGGTCAGCACCTGGGTGGTGCTGAGGCGGACGTCTTCGTCGTCCTCGACCAGCAGCACCCGGATGGCGGGGACTTCGCTCACTTGTTGATCACTCCTGTGGGGTGTTTCGAATGGCGGCCGGCAGATCGACGACGAAGCAGGCGCCGCCGTCCGGCAGGTTGGCGGCACGCAGCGTGCCGTCCATGGCCCGCACCAATTGTGCCGAGATCACGAGGCCCAGGCCCAGCCCGGTGCCCGCCGGCTTGCTGGTGACGAAGGGCTCGAACAGGCGCGCCAGGATGTCGGGCGGGATGCCGGGCCCGGTGTCGCTCACGCGCAGGATCACGCGGCCGCCCTCCCGCGGCATCGCCTCGAGCCGCAGCGTGCGCCGGGGCGCGGCCTGCATGGCGTCGATCGCGTTGCGCATCAGGTTGACGAGCACGCTGCCCAGCGCGGCCTCCTCGGCCATGACGCTCAGGGTGGCGGGCTGCACGTCGACCTCGATCACGATGTCGTTCTTCTTCGCGGCCTCGGCGACGATGAGCCGTGCATCGGCCGCGGCCTGCGCCAGCGCCACCGGCGCGAGCTGCAGCTCGCTCTTGTGGGCGAAGGTCTTGAGCTGCGAGGTCAGGCGCGCCAGGCGGTCGACCATGCCGCGGATGCGGTGCAGGTTGCCGCGCACGTCGTCGAAGCGGCTCTGGTCGAGCAGGATGGTGGCGCTCTCCGAGAGCGCGCGCATGGCCGTCAGCGGCTGGTTCAGCTCGTGCACCACGCCGGCCGAGATCTGGCCCAGCGCGGCCATCTTGCCGGCATGCACCAGCTCGCCCTGGGCCGCACGCAGCTGCGCGGTGCGCGCGACCACCGTCGATTCGAGGCTGTCGTGCGCCGCCTGCAGCGCGGCCTGGTTGGCCAGTTTCTGCCGCACGGCGCGGCGGCGCTGCCACAGCGTGACGGCGATCAGCAGCAGCACCGCCATCGCCAGGCTCGCGGTGATGGCCGCGTAACGCGCGCCCAGGCGCACGGGCGCCAGGTCGTCGAGCACCACCAGCTGCCAGGGCGCCCCGCGCAGCGTGCGCGTCGAGGCGAGCTGATCCACGCCGTCGAGCACGACGACCCGCACGTCGCGCGCCAGCGCCTCTTTCTGCGCCCACTGCAAGGGCTCGAGGCCGGCCTCGCCATAGGGACGCGAGCGCTGCACCTCGGCGCGCTGCAATGCTTCCAGCGGCCGCAGCGGACGGAACTTCAGGTCCTCGCGGGTGGCCAGGATCACCACGCCGCGCTGGTCGAACAGCGCCACGTCGCCCGGCAGCAGGCGCCAGGCGCGCTCGGACTCCTCGAGATTCACCTTGACGGCCACCACGCCGCGCGCCGGCTGGTCGCGGCGCAGCGCGTACGACAGGTAGTAGCCGGGTTTGCCGCTGGTGATGCCGATGCCGTAGAAACGGCCCCAGCCTTGCCGCAGCGCATCGATGACGTAAGGCCGGAACGACAGATCCTGGCCGATGGTGGTGCCGGGCCGGTCCCAGTCGGAGGCGGCCAGCGAAGTGCCGCTGGCGTCGAGCACGTATAGCATCTCCGAGCCCGCGGCGGCGTTGACGCCATCGAGGTAGCGGTTGACCGCATCGCGCAAGCCCGGATCCGAAGGCGCGCCGAGCAGCGCCGGGACGATGGGCGTCATCTCCAGCAGCGCCGGCAGGTACTCGAAGCGGGCCAGGTCGGCATCGAGCCCGGTCGCGAGCATGTCGAGCCGGTGCTCGGCCGCCTCGCGCAGCCGGGCCAGGCCGCTCTGCATGGCCAGATGGTGGCCGGCGACGGCGGCCAGCGCCACCAGCGCCAGCGCGCCGCACCAGCGCGGCAGGCCGCGCCAGCGCTTTTTCCGAGTCTCGAAAGGCAGATCGAAGCGCCGGGCCGGCTCCCATGAAATCATGAGCGCGTTATTGCACAAGGTCGGGTGGGGCCGCATCGGTGACTGCCCGGTGGCGCGCGTGTCGGACTCGGGTCGCTCGGGCCCGCCACTGGCCAGCGCCACGCCCATGCCGCCGGCGACGCACAGCGACGTTCAGCGCGCCTGGGCCACGGGCATGGGGGTCTCGACCTGTCCCAGCACCGCCTCGGGCGCTTCGGCCGGAGCGGGCGTCTCGTTGTCCAGGACGCGCTTCATGCGCTCGGCGTCCAGCTCCCTGGTCCACTTGGCCACCACGACGGTGGCGACGCCGTTGCCGATCAGGTTGGTCAGCGCGCGGGCTTCCGACATGAAGCGGTCGATGCCCAGGATCAGCGCCAGGCCGGCCACCGGCACGTGCCCGACGGCCGACAGGGTGGCGGCGAGCACGATGAAGCCGCTGCCGGTCACGCCGGCCGCGCCCTTGGAGGTCAGCAGCAGCACCAGCAGCAAGGTGATCTGCTGCATCAGGGTCATGTTGGTGTTGGTGGCCTGCGCGATGAACACGGCCGCCATCGTCAGGTAGATCGAGGTGCCGTCGAGGTTGAACGAATAGCCGGTCGGGATGACCAGTCCGACCACCGACTTCCTGGCGCCCAGGTTCTCCAGCTTGGCCATCATGCGCGGCAGCACCGATTCGCTCGAGGAGGTGCCCAGCACGATCAAGAGCTCCTCCTTGATGTACTTGATGAACTTCCAGATGCTGAAGCCATGCGCCCGTGCGATGCCGCCGAGGACGACGAAGATGAAGACCAGGCAGGTGGCGTAGAAGGTCGCCATCAGCTGGCCGAGCTGCAGCAGCGAGCCGACGCCGTACTTGCCGATGGTGAAGGCCATCGCCCCGAAAGCGCCGATCGGTGCCACCTTCATGATGTAGCCGACGATGACGAACAGCACGTGGGAGAACTTCTCGATGAAGTCGAACACCAGCGTGCCGCGGCCGCCGAACTTGTGCAGCGCGAAGCCGAACAGCACGGCGAAGAGCAGCACCTGCAGGATCTCGCCCTTGGCGAAGGCATCGACCACGGTGTTCGGGATGATGTTCGTCAGGAACTCGACCGTGCCCTGCATCTGCCCCGGCGCCGTGTAGGCGGCGATCGCCTTGGTGTCGAGCTGGCTCACGTCGACGTTCATGCCGGCGCCCGGCCGCACGATGTTGATGATGACCAGCCCCACGATCAGCGCAACGGTGCTGACGATCTCGAAGTACAGCAGCGCCAGGCCGCCGGTCTTGCCGACCTTCTTCATGTCCTCCATGCCGGCGATGCCGACCACCACGGTGCAGAAGATGATCGGTGCGATCAGCATCTTGATCAGCTTGATGAAGCCGTCGCCCAGCGGCTTCATCGCCGCACCGGTCTGTGGATAGAAGTGACCCAGCAGAACGCCGATGACGATCGCGGTGACGACCTGGAAGTACAGGGACTTGTAGAAGGGCTTGGGTACGGGTTGGTGGTCCATGGGTGAACTCCTGGAAGGTTTCAGACGCCGGCGGCGTGGCGGCTCGCGAGGGCCGCGCCGCGCTGCGAGTTGGCGTCGACCACCGCCAGCGCCGTCATGTTGACGATGCGCCGCACGGTGGACGAGGGCGTGAGGATGTGCACCGAGCGCGCCGCGCCCAGCAGGATGCCGCCCACCGTGATGCCGCTGCCGGCCGCCATGCGCAGCAGGTTGTAGGAGATGTTGGCGGCGTCGACGTTGGGCATGATGAGCACGTTGGCCTCGGCCTCCAGCGCCGAATCCGGGAACTCGCGGTCGAGGATCGACTTGGACAGCGCCGCGTCGCCGCGCATCTCGCCTTCCACCGCGAGCTGCGGATCGCGCGCCTTGATGAGCGCGAGCGCCTCGCGCATCTTCACGGCCGAGGCCGCATCCGAGCCGCCGAAGTTCGAGTGCGACAGCAGCGCGACGCTCGGCGTCACGCCGAAGCGGCGCACCTCTTCGGCGGCGAGCAGCGCGATCTCGGCGACCTGCGCCGCATCGGGATCGCGGTTGACGTGCGTGTCGCAGATGAAGAGCTGGCGGCCCGGCAGCATCAGCATCTGCATGGCGGCCAGGGTCTTGGTGCCGGGACGCAGGCCGATCACGTCGCGCACGTGGCGCAGGTGGTCGCCGTAGCCGCCGAGCGTGCCGCACAGCATGGCGTCGGCGCGCCCCTGGCGCACCAGCATCGCCGCCAGCAGCGTGCCGCGGCTGCGCATCTCGGTCTGCGCCACCACGCGGGAGACGCCATCGCGGCGCTTGAGCTGGTAGTAGGCCTCGGCCGCGTCGCCGTGCACGGCGGGGTCGAGCGGGTCGACGGTTTCGCAGTCGCGGCCCAGCTCGAGGCGCAGGCCGTACTGCGAGATGCGCTCGGCGATCACCTCGGGGCGGCCCAGCAGCAGCGGCCGCGCGAGGCACTCGTCCACCACCACCTGCGCGGCGCGCAGCACGCGCTCGTCCTCGCCCTCGGCGTAGACCACGCGCTTGGGCGACTGCTTGGCGGCCGCGAACAGCGGCTGCATGCTGCTGCCCGACTGGTAGACGAACTGCGACAGCCGCTGGCGGTAGGCCTTCATGTCGGCGATCGGCCGCGTCGCGACGCCGCTGTCGACCGCCGCCTGGGCCACCGCGGGCGCGACGGCTTCGATCAGGCGCGGATCGAAGGGCTTGGGAATCAGGTAGTCGCGGCCGAAGCGCAGGCCGAGAGCGCCATAGGCTTGCGCCACCACGTCGGGAATCTCGGCGTGCGCGAGCTGCGCGATGGCGCGCACGGCGGCGAGCTTCATCTCTTCGTTGATGGTGGTGGCGCCGACGTCGAGCGCGCCGCGGAAGATGAACGGGAAACACAGGACGTTGTTGACCTGGTTCGGATAGTCCGAACGGCCGGTGCCGAGGATGGCGTCGGGGCGCGCGGCCAGCGCGTCTTCCGGCAGGATCTCCGGCGTCGGGTTGGCCATCGCGAGAATGATCGGATCGCGCGCCATCTCCCTGACCATCTCGGGCTTGAGCACGCCGCCGGCCGAGAGGCCGAGGAAGATGTCGGCGCCGCCGATCACGTCAGCCAGCTTGCGCGCCGAAGTCTCCTGCGCATAGCGGGCCTTGTTCGGGTCCATCTGCTCCTTGCGGCCGGTGTAGACCACGCCCGCGCTGTCCGCGACGTAGATGTTGTGCATCGGCAGGCCGAGGCTCACGATCAGGTCGAGGCAGGCCAGTGCCGCCGCGCCGGCGCCCGAGGCCACCAGCTTGACTTCGCGGATGTCCTTCTTCACGTGCTGCAGCGCGTTGAGGATGGCGGCGGCAGCGACGATGGCGGTGCCGTGCTGGTCGTCATGGAAGACCGGGATCTTCATGCGCTCGCGCAGCTTCTTCTCGATGTAGAAGCACTCGGGCGCCTTGATGTCCTCGAGGTTGATGCCGCCGAAGGTGGGCTCCATGCGCGCGATGGTGTCGATGAGCGCGTCGGGGTCGGTCTCGTCGAGCTCGATGTCGAACACGTCGATACCGGCGAACTTCTTGAACAGGCAGCCCTTGCCTTCCATCACCGGCTTGCCGGCCAGCGCGCCGATGTTGCCCAGGCCCAGCACGGCCGTGCCGTTGGTGATGACCGCCACCAGGTTGGCGCGCGAGGTGAGGTTCATGGCCTCGGCGGGGTCGCGCGCGATCTCCATGCAGGCATCGGCCACGCCGGGCGAATAGGCGAGCGCGAGATCGCGCTGCGTGGCCATCGGTTTGGTCGGGTTCACCGAGATCTTGCCGGGCGTGGGAAAGCGGTGGTAGTCGAGAGCGGCTTCGCTCAGGTTGTCGGACACGATGCGATCTCCGTATGTCTGTAGAGGTATGGCCACGATCAGTTCTGGGCCAGCGCGCAGACGGCGCACAGCCAGTCGTTGAGTCCGCCCAGGAGGGCGTCCGGCTGGTCCGCGTGCACCCAGTGGCCGGCATCCGCAATGCGCTGGAACTCGGCGCCGGGAAACAACGCCCGGATGCCGGGCTTGGATGCGGGCTGCAGGTAGTCGGACTCCGCGCCGGCAATGAAGAGCGCCGGCCCGTCGTAGCGGGCATTGCGCAGCGACGCTGGAAAGTCGCAGAGATCGCGCATGCACAGGCCCGTCGCCAGCAGATTGAGCCGCCAGTCGAAGCGGTCGCGCTCCCGGCGCAGGTTCTGCATCAGGAAGTCCACCGGCGCATCGGCGCAGAGGCTTTCGGCCAGTGCCCGGCGGATCTCGTGGCGGCCGGCCGCGCCGGCCATGTCGAGGTTGCGCATGGCCGACATGTACGAGGAGAACTGGCCCGCATAGCTTTCAGGGGCGATGTCGATCACGGCCACGCCGCCGACGGCTTGCGGGTGCGAGAGCGCCAGCGTCATCGCCGTCTTGCCGCCCATGCTGTGGCCGACGACGAAGGGCCGCTGCAGTTGCTCCCGCTCGATGAGCGCCAGCGCGTCCTGCGCCATCTCGGCGTACGACATCGATGGGGCCCACGGCGAGGCGCCGTGGTTGCGCGCGTCGGGCAGGTAGATGCGGTAGTTCGCAGCCAGCGACTGCGCGACGTGGGTCCAGTTGCGTCCGGCACCGAAGAGGCCATGCAGGATCACCACCGGAGGCCCCGATCCCACGACCTCGAAAGCGAGTTCTAGCGGCATGCGTGCGGCGCGGGGTCAAGCTCACCCATGGTGCTCATCGATTTGTCTCCTGTGTCCTGGGCCAGATCCGCGTCGGGCGACGCAGCCGGGCCTCTGGTGCTGAGCAATCGATGTGCCACGCGGCGCAAGGCGCCCGGAGCGCGCTAAGTCATTGATTTCACGAGGAATGAAATGAGGATGACGGGCAGGGCCTGCCGATGATCCGGATTCGGAACGCAAATCCCGTCCGAATCCCCGGACCGGTGATTCGGTAAAACCCTGATGTCACGCGCAGACGGCCTTGCTCGAGACAGCGCTCAAGGCCTGGATCGTGGAACACCACCATCCGGAAAAGACTCGGCCGCCGCCGTCTCGGCGAGCCAAGCCGTGAACGCCGCCGCCAGCGGGTCTTGCGCCCGGTGCGGCGCCACGAAGACGCTGTAGCCCCGCTGACCGTGTCCCACGTGCGGATGGGCCAGCACCAGGTCGCCTGCCTGCAACTCGCGCCAGGCGAAATAGCGCGGTACGAGCCCGACACCGAGATCGGCCCGCACCGCCTCGACCAGCATCGAGAACAGGTCGAAGCGGTGCCCTGCCGCCGTGTTCACCGGGACACGGTCGACGCCGGCCTGCGCGAACCATTCTTCCCACCCGCCGAGTCGCGAGGTCAGTTGCAGCAGCGTGGCGCCGCGGAAGTCGCCGCGTGCCATGGCGCGCCGGCCGCTGGCCTGCGGCGCGCACACGGCCACGCATTGCTCCTGCATGAGGGGCAGCACCAGGGCGCCAGGCCACACGGCATCGTCGTATTGCACCGCGACGTCGAAGGCCGGTTCGGGCATGTAGATCTGCGTCGGGAACACCTGCAGGTGCAGGCTGCAGCTCGGCTCGCGCTGCGCGAATGCGGGCAGCCGCGGGATCAGCCAGCGCTCGGCCAGCACCGGCACCGCGCCCACCAGCAGGCTCACGCCGTCGGGCCGCTGTGCCATCGCTTCGAGGGTGTGGTTCTCCAGCCGCAACAGATCACCCGAAATCTGGGCGTGGTAGCGCCGGCCGGCTTCGGTGAGCCGGGAGCCGCGCGAAGTGCGCTGCACCAGTTGCACGCCGAGCTGGTCTTCGAGCAGGCGCAACTGTTGGCTGACGGCGCCGTGCGTGAGGCTCAGCGCCTCGGCCGCCTTGCTCAGGCCGTGATGGCGCGCCACGGCATCGAACACCACCAGCGCGCGGGTGGTAGGGATGTGGCGGCGGCCGCTGTTAGAGAAGCTCACAGCACGCTAGATTAAAGGAGAGCGGTGCAGGCCGCAAAGCGAAAGAATGTCGACCTGCCGTCCACACTCACTGATCGCACCATGTCCCGCATCCTCGGTACTCGACTCGCCCACCTCGCCTCGGCCGTCGCGCTGCTGGCCGCCAGCGCCGCACAGGCCCAGAGCTTCAACGCGGTGGCGCCGACGCCGGTGCAGGTCAAGCCGGCGGTCGACCAGGCCTACACGCAGCTCACGGGATCGCCTGCCATCGCGAAACTGCTCGACGCGGTCAAGGCCGACCACGAGCGCTCGGTGGAAGACCTGAAGATGCTGACGGAGATCGAGGCGCCGCCATTCAAGGAGCAGAAGCGCGCCGAGGCCTACCTCGCGCGCATGAAGGCGCTCGGACTCGCAGATGCGCACATCGACGCGGAAGGCAATGTGGTCGGCCTGCGCAAGGGCACGGGCAACGGACCCAAGCTGTTGATCTCGGCACACCTCGATACCGTGTTTCCGGCCGGCACCGATGTCAAAGTCAAGGAGCGCGACGGCAAGCTCTACGCACCCGGCATCTCGGACGATGTGCGCGGCCTGTCGGTGCTGCTCTCGTGGCTCAAGGTGCTCAACGACAACAAGGTCCAGACGGTCGGCGACCTGCTCTTCGTGGGCAACGTCGGCGAAGAAGAGCTGGGCAATCTGCGAGGCATGAAGCAGATTTTTGCCGAGCACCGCGACATCGACGGCATGGTCGGGCTCGAGCCGGCACCCGACGGCAGCGTGCTGATCCTGGGCACCGGCAGCCGCCGCTACGAATTCACCTTCAAGAGCCCGGGCGGCCACAGCTACGTGGCGTTCGGCCAGGTGCCGAGTGCAATCCACGGCATGGGCCGCGCGATCGCCAAGATCGCCGACATCAAGACGCCGACCTTCCCCAAGACGACCTTCACCGTCGGCACGGTGGGGGGCGGCACCTCGGTCAACACCATCGCGCCGGATGCGCGCATGGCCGTGGACATCCGCTCGGATGCCATGGAGCCGCTGCTCGAAACCGAGAAGAAGATCCTGGCCGCAGTGGACGAGGCCGTGATCGAGGAGAACAAGCGCTGGAACGTGAACACGCTGGCTGTCACGAACAAGCTCATCGGCGATCGCCCCGGTGGCCGAACCGCGGCCGATTCGGTGATCGTGGAAGCCGCCGTCCGCGCCAACAGCGTGTTCGGCCACAAGACGCTGCTCTCCGGCGCGAGCACGGACGCCAACGTGCCGATGGCGCTCGGCATCCCGGCCATCATCATCGGCGGCGGCGGCAAGACCGGCGGTTTCCATGCGCTCGGCGAATGGATCGACGTGACGGATGGCTGGAAAGGCGCGCAGAACTCTCTGCTGACGGTGCTGGGACTGGTCGGCGTGCAGGGCGTGAGCGAGCCCCTGCTGCAAAAGCGTCCGCCGCGCGCCGCGGCAATGTAGCAGCGGCGTCGAGCGGGCGCGCAGTCTTCGACCGGGTGTCTACCAGGCGGTGGCGCCGGCATCGATCGCGAAGTCGGCCGCGGTGACCCAGCTCGACTCGTCGGAGGCCAGAAAGACGGCGCACCAGGCAACGTCTTCCGGTTGGCCCAGCCGCTTGAGCATGAACTTTTGCAGCGCCTGCTCGCGAAAGCCGGGTATGTTGTCGAGCGGCTCGCGGGTCGCCGCCGTTTCGACCAGCGCCGGCGAGATCGTATTGACGCGGATGCCGTGCGCCCCGCCTTCCATGGCCAGTTGGCGCGACATGGCCAGCACCGCTCCCTTGCCGGCGCAATGCGCGAGCGCCGGCGACAGCGGCAACGCCATGCGCGCGTTGGCCGACGCGAAGTTGATCATCGAGCCGCCGCCGCGCGCTTTCAGATACGGCCAGGCAGCCTGGGCCGCCAGGAACACGATGTCGACTTCGCCGGTCAGCGTCTTGCGCCACTGGCTCTCGTAATCCATTTGCTCCAGCCACTGGAAAGCACCGAAGGCGGCGGCGTTGACGACGATGTCGATGCCGCCGCAAAGCTTGGCCGCATGCGCCATCAACCGGCGAACCTGCTCGGGCTGCGTCAGGTCCAGCGGGTGTAGGCTGTGCATCGTCAGGCCCTGCGACGCGGCAGTGTCCAGCGTGGCCTGCGCGGCCGCCGCATCGATGTCGCAGCCGATCACCTGGGCCCCTTGCTGGGCGAACAGAAGGGCACAGCCGCGCCCGATGCCGGCGCCGATGCCGGTGACCACGGCGACCTTGCCGGCCAGCCGGGTTCCGCGACTGCCCGGCAGTGCGGGCTTGGGGGAGGGGTTCACGTGCATCGTCATCGATCAAGCTCCGAATTGTGGCGCCGGTCGACGCCGCGCCGCACCCGCCATGGCCGCAACGATGGCCAGCGCGACCAGCACGAAGCCGACCAGGCCGACGGCCTGGGCACGCGGGACGACCAGGCCCTTTTCGAGCGCCACGATCACGATCGGGTTGACGAACAGGCCGAGAAAGAAACCCGACTGGAACGCACCGGTGCCCATGCCGCGGCGCGAGACCGGCAGTCCTCGCATGTTCCAGGTCACCAGGGCCGGCAGCGTGATGCCGGCACCCAGGCCGTTGACCATGCCGGCGACCGTCAGGGCTGCGTAGCTGTCGGCGGACTGCATCAGCACGAAGCCGATGCCGGCCACCAGCGCGCCAGTCGCGAGCTGGAATGCCACGCGCAGCCGCCCTGCCAGCAC
This region includes:
- a CDS encoding LysR substrate-binding domain-containing protein, which produces MSFSNSGRRHIPTTRALVVFDAVARHHGLSKAAEALSLTHGAVSQQLRLLEDQLGVQLVQRTSRGSRLTEAGRRYHAQISGDLLRLENHTLEAMAQRPDGVSLLVGAVPVLAERWLIPRLPAFAQREPSCSLHLQVFPTQIYMPEPAFDVAVQYDDAVWPGALVLPLMQEQCVAVCAPQASGRRAMARGDFRGATLLQLTSRLGGWEEWFAQAGVDRVPVNTAAGHRFDLFSMLVEAVRADLGVGLVPRYFAWRELQAGDLVLAHPHVGHGQRGYSVFVAPHRAQDPLAAAFTAWLAETAAAESFPDGGVPRSRP
- a CDS encoding sigma-54-dependent transcriptional regulator, with product MSEVPAIRVLLVEDDEDVRLSTTQVLTLAGFEVEAFASAERARAQIGYNVPAIVISDVRLPGLSGTEWLRELREADAELPVILVTGHGHIAMAVQAMREGAYDFIEKPFSSERLVAIVRHAIERRQLTLQVRALRDALENWNGIQAVLIGRSAQMQQVRRDVMTLAETSADVLIYGETGTGKELVARCLHEHSDRRRRHFVPLNCGGLPEALAESELFGHEAGAFTSANRVRVGKFEYADGGTLFLDEIESMPMAVQIKLLRALQERSIERIGSNRAIPFDCRVVAASKEDLKEMSDRQKFRADLYYRLGVAFIELPPLRERREDIPLLFEHFTLLAAVRYGRVAPIPSGAQVADLMAYAWPGNVRELRNVADRFVLGLLGERLTQARGNAEGEPALPRGLPQQVESFERAVIVETLRKHRGDQPATASALSIARQTLHDKLRKLGITADEFKSQ
- a CDS encoding SRPBCC family protein, yielding MSKEQTRFVYVTYIRSTSEKVFEAIMKPEVTRRYWGHENVSDWKPGSTWEHVRANQERTVDLVGKVVEVSPPTRLVFTWTSPSQAADPDSYTRVSFEVVPYEDMVRLTVTHDELEAGSEMDKGIQHGWPMVLSSLKSLLETGQGLDVFAKPKAA
- a CDS encoding sensor histidine kinase, whose translation is MALASGGPERPESDTRATGQSPMRPHPTLCNNALMISWEPARRFDLPFETRKKRWRGLPRWCGALALVALAAVAGHHLAMQSGLARLREAAEHRLDMLATGLDADLARFEYLPALLEMTPIVPALLGAPSDPGLRDAVNRYLDGVNAAAGSEMLYVLDASGTSLAASDWDRPGTTIGQDLSFRPYVIDALRQGWGRFYGIGITSGKPGYYLSYALRRDQPARGVVAVKVNLEESERAWRLLPGDVALFDQRGVVILATREDLKFRPLRPLEALQRAEVQRSRPYGEAGLEPLQWAQKEALARDVRVVVLDGVDQLASTRTLRGAPWQLVVLDDLAPVRLGARYAAITASLAMAVLLLIAVTLWQRRRAVRQKLANQAALQAAHDSLESTVVARTAQLRAAQGELVHAGKMAALGQISAGVVHELNQPLTAMRALSESATILLDQSRFDDVRGNLHRIRGMVDRLARLTSQLKTFAHKSELQLAPVALAQAAADARLIVAEAAKKNDIVIEVDVQPATLSVMAEEAALGSVLVNLMRNAIDAMQAAPRRTLRLEAMPREGGRVILRVSDTGPGIPPDILARLFEPFVTSKPAGTGLGLGLVISAQLVRAMDGTLRAANLPDGGACFVVDLPAAIRNTPQE
- a CDS encoding dicarboxylate/amino acid:cation symporter, encoding MDHQPVPKPFYKSLYFQVVTAIVIGVLLGHFYPQTGAAMKPLGDGFIKLIKMLIAPIIFCTVVVGIAGMEDMKKVGKTGGLALLYFEIVSTVALIVGLVIINIVRPGAGMNVDVSQLDTKAIAAYTAPGQMQGTVEFLTNIIPNTVVDAFAKGEILQVLLFAVLFGFALHKFGGRGTLVFDFIEKFSHVLFVIVGYIMKVAPIGAFGAMAFTIGKYGVGSLLQLGQLMATFYATCLVFIFVVLGGIARAHGFSIWKFIKYIKEELLIVLGTSSSESVLPRMMAKLENLGARKSVVGLVIPTGYSFNLDGTSIYLTMAAVFIAQATNTNMTLMQQITLLLVLLLTSKGAAGVTGSGFIVLAATLSAVGHVPVAGLALILGIDRFMSEARALTNLIGNGVATVVVAKWTRELDAERMKRVLDNETPAPAEAPEAVLGQVETPMPVAQAR
- a CDS encoding alpha/beta fold hydrolase; translation: MPLELAFEVVGSGPPVVILHGLFGAGRNWTHVAQSLAANYRIYLPDARNHGASPWAPSMSYAEMAQDALALIEREQLQRPFVVGHSMGGKTAMTLALSHPQAVGGVAVIDIAPESYAGQFSSYMSAMRNLDMAGAAGRHEIRRALAESLCADAPVDFLMQNLRRERDRFDWRLNLLATGLCMRDLCDFPASLRNARYDGPALFIAGAESDYLQPASKPGIRALFPGAEFQRIADAGHWVHADQPDALLGGLNDWLCAVCALAQN
- a CDS encoding NADP-dependent malic enzyme: MSDNLSEAALDYHRFPTPGKISVNPTKPMATQRDLALAYSPGVADACMEIARDPAEAMNLTSRANLVAVITNGTAVLGLGNIGALAGKPVMEGKGCLFKKFAGIDVFDIELDETDPDALIDTIARMEPTFGGINLEDIKAPECFYIEKKLRERMKIPVFHDDQHGTAIVAAAAILNALQHVKKDIREVKLVASGAGAAALACLDLIVSLGLPMHNIYVADSAGVVYTGRKEQMDPNKARYAQETSARKLADVIGGADIFLGLSAGGVLKPEMVREMARDPIILAMANPTPEILPEDALAARPDAILGTGRSDYPNQVNNVLCFPFIFRGALDVGATTINEEMKLAAVRAIAQLAHAEIPDVVAQAYGALGLRFGRDYLIPKPFDPRLIEAVAPAVAQAAVDSGVATRPIADMKAYRQRLSQFVYQSGSSMQPLFAAAKQSPKRVVYAEGEDERVLRAAQVVVDECLARPLLLGRPEVIAERISQYGLRLELGRDCETVDPLDPAVHGDAAEAYYQLKRRDGVSRVVAQTEMRSRGTLLAAMLVRQGRADAMLCGTLGGYGDHLRHVRDVIGLRPGTKTLAAMQMLMLPGRQLFICDTHVNRDPDAAQVAEIALLAAEEVRRFGVTPSVALLSHSNFGGSDAASAVKMREALALIKARDPQLAVEGEMRGDAALSKSILDREFPDSALEAEANVLIMPNVDAANISYNLLRMAAGSGITVGGILLGAARSVHILTPSSTVRRIVNMTALAVVDANSQRGAALASRHAAGV